A window of Moritella sp. Urea-trap-13 contains these coding sequences:
- a CDS encoding DUF3332 family protein — protein MKMKKLICATVIAASVSGLTGCIGQMGLTKLAVGVNLKAVDNRYGRAGIYMLAAPIYGVTSLVDLVVLNSIEFWTGTNPITKKGPAVADTPVEAWMKVNGSIDSSLRSAPLTNLQVSVQSTSMEVLDDDSLQMHVTYVDGSQQSITGKRLANNDVAFYNQGRLVAVANNQQLLDHVASL, from the coding sequence ATGAAAATGAAAAAATTGATTTGTGCAACGGTTATCGCAGCATCAGTATCTGGGTTAACGGGTTGTATTGGTCAAATGGGTCTGACGAAGTTAGCAGTGGGCGTAAATTTAAAAGCCGTTGATAACCGTTATGGCCGTGCAGGGATCTACATGCTGGCTGCACCTATCTATGGTGTTACGTCATTAGTCGATTTGGTAGTGCTTAACAGCATTGAGTTCTGGACTGGTACTAATCCTATCACCAAAAAAGGCCCAGCTGTTGCTGATACCCCAGTTGAAGCATGGATGAAAGTGAATGGTAGTATCGACTCTTCATTACGCAGTGCACCATTGACAAATCTACAAGTGTCGGTGCAATCAACTTCGATGGAAGTACTTGATGATGACAGCCTACAAATGCACGTTACTTACGTAGACGGTAGTCAACAATCAATTACGGGTAAACGTTTAGCCAATAATGATGTTGCGTTTTACAACCAAGGCCGTTTAGTTGCTGTTGCCAATAACCAACAACTGCTTGACCACGTAGCAAGTCTATAA
- a CDS encoding organic hydroperoxide resistance protein produces MTTLYTTTATASAGRNGQVATDDGMLSLALSYPKEMGGTGGATNPEQLFAAGYSACFSNAILHVAREMKINITAAPVSAEVGIGPNATGGFALTVSLAIELALPQADAEKLVATAHQVCPYSNAVRGNIDVQLSVKGQA; encoded by the coding sequence ATGACAACACTATATACAACAACTGCAACAGCATCAGCCGGTCGCAACGGCCAAGTAGCAACAGATGATGGTATGTTATCGTTAGCATTAAGCTATCCAAAAGAAATGGGTGGTACGGGTGGTGCAACAAACCCTGAACAGTTATTTGCTGCGGGCTACTCGGCTTGTTTTTCGAATGCTATTTTACATGTAGCACGCGAAATGAAAATCAACATTACGGCTGCGCCGGTATCTGCTGAAGTAGGCATTGGTCCTAACGCCACGGGCGGCTTTGCATTAACGGTTAGCCTTGCTATTGAATTAGCCTTGCCACAAGCGGATGCTGAAAAATTAGTTGCAACTGCACATCAAGTTTGTCCTTATTCAAATGCGGTACGCGGTAATATCGATGTGCAACTTAGCGTAAAGGGTCAAGCATAA
- a CDS encoding LPP20 family lipoprotein has protein sequence MKYLRLLILATLVSLTGCSLLEKNTVYDIKEPKSFPVLKAVGYAALSSQPGNSDSERMLNAMRASKLDAYRELAEQVSGQEIYSDSNYKSRSLQGESIEASVSGIIRGARVVQTYPVNDDVYATELELDFKRVFELYENTSSMPTRVQKTRY, from the coding sequence ATGAAATATCTACGTTTACTGATACTTGCAACTCTGGTTAGTTTAACAGGCTGTTCACTATTAGAAAAAAATACGGTTTATGATATCAAAGAACCAAAATCATTCCCTGTACTTAAAGCCGTTGGCTATGCAGCTTTAAGTTCTCAGCCGGGCAATAGTGACAGTGAACGTATGCTTAATGCAATGCGAGCCTCTAAATTAGATGCTTATCGTGAATTAGCAGAGCAAGTCAGTGGACAGGAGATTTACAGTGATAGCAATTATAAATCACGTTCACTGCAAGGTGAGTCAATCGAAGCATCGGTATCCGGTATTATCCGTGGTGCTCGAGTCGTACAGACTTACCCTGTTAATGACGATGTCTATGCGACCGAGTTAGAACTCGATTTTAAACGGGTTTTTGAGCTCTATGAAAATACCTCATCAATGCCAACGCGCGTGCAAAAGACCCGCTATTAA
- a CDS encoding YbaY family lipoprotein, producing the protein MQKNQHRLNRKTALTVAVITTLLISLGGCATTDQQTAKAGQAATLQQQTLTANVFYLQRIALPPGAQVSLVLEDVSKMDAPAEVIAKQTITAAGSPPYQLDLSYNAADIKPQHRYALRAQITLDGQLLFTNTEQVDAFADQGLKATEILVSQVRTAVKDDGLASLVDTQWHLSMLGTQAITADVTQQQPYLVFTQDDNKVIGFAGCNRFNGRYDVLTSNVNLTQLLTTKKMCFQQMNLETQFLTALSATDNYKVIDNILTLYSNVGIALGQFTAQEK; encoded by the coding sequence ATGCAAAAAAATCAACATCGACTAAATCGTAAAACAGCATTAACGGTGGCTGTTATCACGACTTTATTAATCAGTTTAGGTGGCTGTGCAACGACTGATCAGCAAACCGCTAAGGCAGGTCAAGCCGCTACCCTTCAACAACAGACATTGACTGCAAACGTATTCTATTTACAGCGTATAGCCCTGCCACCTGGCGCGCAAGTTAGCTTAGTTTTAGAAGATGTTTCTAAAATGGATGCACCAGCAGAGGTGATTGCTAAACAAACCATTACGGCAGCGGGTAGCCCACCATATCAACTGGATTTAAGTTATAACGCTGCAGACATTAAACCGCAGCATCGTTATGCCTTACGTGCGCAGATCACCCTCGATGGTCAGTTATTGTTTACCAATACCGAGCAAGTCGATGCGTTTGCGGATCAGGGATTAAAAGCAACTGAAATTTTAGTGTCACAAGTACGCACCGCAGTAAAGGATGACGGACTAGCGAGTTTGGTTGATACGCAGTGGCATCTATCGATGTTAGGTACGCAAGCGATCACTGCGGATGTGACACAGCAACAGCCTTACCTTGTATTTACTCAAGATGATAACAAGGTGATAGGTTTTGCTGGCTGTAATCGTTTTAATGGTCGTTATGATGTACTAACGAGTAACGTTAACCTGACACAATTATTAACCACAAAGAAAATGTGCTTTCAACAAATGAATTTGGAAACACAGTTTTTAACCGCATTATCAGCAACTGATAATTATAAAGTGATTGATAATATCTTAACTTTATACAGTAATGTCGGTATTGCTTTAGGGCAATTCACGGCTCAAGAAAAGTAA
- a CDS encoding alpha/beta hydrolase: MWFLIVAIVVFAFLLFIRNLYGEDLRQYDSTDLSATFYRPTPSHKYPQALELLASIQQPISFTKPSNYLYALRKKIDRLGDVELDCEIIPVATQFQGKCVMGEWIISKNSDVNKRLLYIHGGGFVVGSAKSHRVVTERLSRELGVAVFAVNYDMIPDGKRAKGIEDCRNAYQWLLEHNPYQQQVCHRIYVAGDSAGGNLSLSLIGWLKHQNIRQVDAAIAICPCIDSTFSYGSLSYNAKTDFLLNPFMGKFQHFPQFILLIWVTILFRMNPSNPKISPIFANLADLPPILIQASDTEMMVDDSRRYTNKARSQGSDVRLQTWSNMLHVWHLFDLEEADEAYAEIGKFVAQSEHQLERVVG; encoded by the coding sequence ATGTGGTTTTTGATTGTTGCTATTGTCGTGTTTGCTTTTTTATTGTTTATTCGTAATTTGTACGGTGAGGATCTACGCCAATATGACAGCACCGATTTAAGTGCAACTTTCTATCGTCCAACACCTTCGCATAAATATCCGCAAGCATTGGAACTACTCGCAAGCATTCAACAGCCCATTAGCTTTACTAAACCGAGTAACTATCTCTATGCATTACGTAAAAAAATTGATCGTTTAGGGGATGTTGAATTAGATTGTGAAATCATTCCTGTTGCTACCCAGTTTCAAGGAAAATGCGTGATGGGCGAGTGGATAATCAGTAAAAATAGTGATGTAAATAAGCGCTTACTTTATATTCACGGTGGTGGCTTTGTCGTAGGTAGTGCTAAAAGTCACCGCGTGGTCACCGAACGTTTATCTCGTGAGCTTGGTGTTGCTGTGTTTGCGGTTAATTATGACATGATCCCCGATGGTAAAAGAGCTAAGGGCATTGAAGATTGCCGTAATGCCTATCAATGGTTACTAGAGCATAATCCTTATCAGCAGCAAGTATGCCACCGTATTTACGTTGCGGGTGACTCCGCCGGTGGTAATTTAAGCCTGTCTCTTATTGGTTGGCTTAAACACCAAAATATCCGTCAAGTTGATGCGGCTATTGCGATATGTCCCTGTATTGACAGTACCTTCAGCTATGGCAGTTTAAGTTATAATGCCAAAACTGACTTTTTATTAAATCCATTCATGGGTAAGTTCCAGCACTTTCCGCAATTCATATTACTTATCTGGGTAACTATATTATTTCGTATGAATCCGAGTAACCCGAAGATATCCCCCATTTTCGCCAACCTAGCTGATTTACCGCCAATTTTAATCCAAGCCAGTGATACCGAAATGATGGTTGATGATTCGCGTCGTTATACCAATAAAGCTCGCTCACAAGGTTCTGATGTGCGTTTGCAAACATGGTCTAACATGCTCCATGTCTGGCATTTATTTGATTTGGAAGAGGCCGATGAGGCATACGCGGAAATAGGTAAGTTTGTCGCACAAAGTGAACATCAATTAGAAAGAGTGGTGGGTTAA
- a CDS encoding flagella assembly protein FlgT, which produces MRKLLLLLLVCCSFTLHAEWYEVEGEAIIIDNDVDIARELAVRNALKQALLYAGASVSSLQSFNGGKILSDRFQVRMDGEVRDIRLKSESIKRDKITVQIVTDIVADRNKCLSAGYQKSVSLLRFDIRHREQASYGGIYNINESFSRLLYQSLRKNSQTFDAREFINQNIGFSGSSLPLRGNLTSHEVKQISKSADSQYIILGSITDLSTFKPAVNGIAKIFAGDLPERNFRLNIQVFDGFNGNLLFDRNYSKVTKWEFAKHRVVDTDTLKFWRSEFGISLQLIIDDVLFDLDASLQCKLVEARVIAVDGNEVNINIGRNNGLKLGDQFMIKHTGSYVDQFGISRKKETNSSSKVEVTKLYDQQASLMTVDRQPTANVQIDDLVILN; this is translated from the coding sequence ATGAGAAAACTGCTATTACTATTATTGGTCTGTTGTTCGTTCACCTTACATGCTGAGTGGTATGAGGTTGAGGGTGAGGCGATTATTATTGACAATGATGTGGACATTGCACGTGAGTTGGCGGTACGTAATGCCTTGAAACAAGCGTTACTCTATGCCGGAGCATCGGTTTCAAGCTTACAATCTTTTAATGGTGGTAAAATATTATCGGATAGATTTCAAGTACGTATGGATGGTGAAGTCAGAGATATTCGCTTAAAAAGTGAATCGATAAAACGAGATAAAATAACCGTCCAAATAGTGACTGATATTGTGGCTGACCGCAATAAGTGTCTAAGCGCGGGTTATCAAAAATCAGTGTCGCTATTACGTTTTGATATCCGCCATCGTGAACAAGCAAGTTACGGTGGTATCTATAATATCAATGAGTCATTTAGTCGTTTGTTATATCAAAGTCTACGCAAAAATAGTCAAACTTTTGATGCCCGTGAATTTATTAATCAAAATATTGGTTTTAGCGGCAGTTCTTTGCCGCTGCGTGGAAACCTAACGTCACACGAAGTGAAGCAGATAAGCAAGTCTGCAGATAGCCAATATATTATTCTGGGTTCGATTACGGATCTGTCGACCTTTAAACCGGCTGTGAATGGCATAGCAAAGATATTCGCTGGTGATTTACCTGAGCGTAATTTCCGTTTGAATATACAAGTGTTTGATGGTTTTAACGGTAATCTATTGTTTGATCGTAATTACAGTAAAGTCACTAAGTGGGAATTTGCTAAACACCGAGTTGTTGATACTGATACGCTAAAATTTTGGCGCTCTGAGTTTGGTATATCGTTGCAGTTAATTATTGACGATGTGTTATTCGATTTAGATGCCAGCTTGCAATGTAAATTGGTTGAAGCGCGAGTGATTGCGGTTGATGGTAATGAAGTGAACATTAATATTGGTCGTAACAATGGTCTAAAATTAGGTGATCAATTTATGATTAAACACACTGGTAGTTATGTTGATCAATTTGGTATTAGCCGTAAAAAAGAAACCAATAGCAGTAGCAAAGTGGAAGTAACCAAGCTTTACGATCAACAAGCGAGTCTGATGACAGTTGATAGACAGCCCACGGCGAATGTGCAAATTGATGACTTGGTTATTTTAAACTAA
- a CDS encoding FlgO family outer membrane protein — MKKAVIAISLITLLTGCALKHPVTPEAEKETPPHSTWDGNSYEPKYPRSLLPNQPINYTQELSFIVRGLADQLIVNDLSIIPNNEPIAVTSFVNLDDLSTTNWLGQTLSESFIHELTIRRIPVIDYKTTGTISVTGQGDFVFTRDWKKLRGQLPVSRILTGTMSRNSEGVIVNMRVINMESGFVESTSQGIIPNHLVIGGSNSMGPLEGRGRYIYRSGSAPSVRITK; from the coding sequence ATGAAAAAGGCAGTCATAGCTATCAGCCTAATTACCCTACTCACTGGTTGCGCATTAAAGCATCCGGTGACCCCAGAAGCAGAGAAGGAAACACCGCCTCATTCAACGTGGGATGGTAATTCTTATGAACCAAAATATCCAAGAAGTTTGTTACCAAACCAACCGATAAACTATACCCAAGAATTAAGTTTTATCGTGCGCGGTTTAGCGGATCAGTTGATCGTCAATGATTTGTCGATTATTCCGAATAATGAACCGATTGCTGTCACTTCCTTCGTAAATCTTGACGATCTATCGACAACAAACTGGCTTGGCCAAACATTATCAGAATCGTTTATTCATGAATTAACTATTCGTCGTATTCCAGTGATTGATTATAAAACCACAGGTACCATTAGCGTTACCGGTCAAGGTGACTTTGTATTTACCCGTGATTGGAAAAAATTACGTGGTCAATTACCTGTTTCTCGCATCCTCACAGGCACCATGTCACGTAACAGTGAAGGTGTGATAGTAAATATGCGCGTGATCAATATGGAATCAGGTTTTGTTGAATCTACCTCACAGGGTATCATCCCTAACCATTTAGTCATTGGTGGTTCAAATAGTATGGGGCCGCTAGAAGGTCGTGGACGTTATATTTATCGTTCTGGTTCAGCGCCTTCGGTGCGTATTACTAAGTAA
- a CDS encoding transporter substrate-binding domain-containing protein, with translation MYKILVSKTAKKIYFVLLVIFILDTFIVSSQLNSEASSNTATNVEPLNQSSINVPATALPIPKPTQKTLRILTWSGGEIIFPRRGHPQDIELDYLQQFADEKKLEIDNIRVTKFADLIPMLLAGEGDVIAANLTNTRERAKRVSFSDPFLLTKEYLVMGSQSKSLKSGKDLNGREIVIQKGKSYESTALGLQKVYPKLKIRLVDSGISHEVLYDKLASGEYDISIQDENLISSASTYRDDIKMSLQASATRQLAWGVAPSNKALLTELNQFLTTQNLIAKEKPKKQHNYANQWQKIQTTKTVRFVLRNNLSSYYIWRGELLGFHYELAKRFAKEHKLRYEMIVAPNNVALLDYLLEDKADIALGFLTPTAQRRNKGIAFSRPYHYASELVVAHKDRAEINDQSELVNSNIYIRPSSSYWESAVELKKTVAGINLVGVPESQETELILDKVGEKEYEMTIADSHIVDIEMTFRDDIQSLMALGAPKSQSWAVASGNDKLLAKSNAFIKKHYKGLFYNVIYNKYFKNQKRLDSHYKGYALQNDSGVLSPYDDIVKKYARQHDFDWRLLVSQMHQESRFNPQAKSMAGAKGLFQLMPRTAKELGILDVHVPERGIQAGVLYMNWVRERMRKDEVQEDQLIWFTLASYNAGAGHVRDAMRLAKQKGWRDDVWFGHVEKAMLLLSKSEYAAKARYGYVRGQEPVNYIRKIKRRFETYDNIVNKI, from the coding sequence ATGTATAAAATTCTAGTCAGTAAGACTGCAAAGAAAATATATTTCGTGCTGCTCGTTATATTTATTCTAGATACGTTTATCGTATCTTCACAATTAAATTCAGAGGCAAGTTCCAATACTGCGACTAATGTCGAGCCTTTAAATCAATCTAGTATTAATGTTCCAGCCACCGCTTTACCTATTCCTAAGCCCACTCAAAAGACATTACGCATATTAACCTGGAGTGGCGGCGAAATTATCTTCCCGCGCCGAGGCCACCCTCAAGATATTGAATTAGATTACCTGCAGCAATTCGCTGATGAAAAAAAACTGGAAATTGACAATATCCGGGTGACCAAGTTCGCAGATCTTATTCCAATGCTGCTCGCCGGTGAAGGTGATGTGATTGCCGCTAATTTAACGAACACGCGTGAACGCGCAAAACGGGTGAGTTTTAGCGATCCTTTCTTGTTGACCAAAGAATACTTGGTGATGGGCAGTCAAAGCAAAAGTTTAAAATCGGGTAAAGACTTAAACGGTCGTGAAATAGTGATTCAAAAGGGCAAGAGCTATGAATCAACGGCATTAGGGTTACAAAAGGTCTATCCCAAGCTGAAAATTCGTTTAGTCGATAGCGGCATTAGCCATGAAGTTTTATACGATAAGCTGGCCAGTGGCGAATACGATATTAGTATTCAAGATGAGAATTTAATTAGTTCAGCAAGTACTTACCGTGATGATATTAAGATGAGCTTGCAAGCCAGCGCAACGCGTCAACTAGCTTGGGGGGTGGCGCCGAGCAATAAAGCCTTGTTAACTGAATTGAATCAATTTCTGACAACACAAAATCTAATAGCTAAAGAAAAACCGAAAAAACAGCATAACTACGCAAACCAATGGCAAAAAATTCAAACCACTAAAACCGTCCGTTTTGTGTTACGTAACAATCTTTCTTCTTATTACATTTGGCGTGGAGAATTGCTCGGTTTTCATTATGAATTAGCTAAGCGCTTTGCCAAAGAGCATAAATTACGTTATGAAATGATCGTCGCGCCGAACAATGTGGCCTTGCTTGATTACCTACTTGAAGATAAAGCCGATATTGCGCTGGGTTTTTTAACCCCTACAGCACAGCGACGTAATAAAGGCATTGCCTTCTCGCGACCTTATCATTATGCCTCTGAATTGGTTGTTGCGCATAAGGATCGCGCCGAGATAAATGATCAAAGCGAACTGGTGAACAGTAATATTTATATCCGTCCATCGAGTTCGTATTGGGAAAGCGCCGTCGAGTTAAAGAAAACCGTTGCTGGTATTAACTTAGTCGGCGTACCTGAAAGCCAAGAAACTGAGCTTATTCTAGATAAGGTGGGGGAAAAAGAATACGAAATGACGATTGCCGATAGTCATATTGTTGATATTGAGATGACCTTTCGTGATGATATCCAATCGTTAATGGCGTTAGGTGCACCTAAATCACAAAGTTGGGCTGTGGCGTCGGGTAACGATAAGCTGTTAGCAAAATCTAATGCTTTTATTAAGAAGCACTACAAGGGCTTATTTTATAATGTCATTTATAATAAATACTTTAAAAATCAGAAACGCTTAGATAGCCATTATAAAGGTTACGCACTGCAGAATGATTCTGGCGTATTATCGCCTTATGATGACATAGTGAAGAAATATGCCCGTCAGCATGATTTTGATTGGCGCTTATTGGTTTCTCAGATGCATCAGGAAAGTCGTTTTAATCCGCAAGCGAAGTCTATGGCTGGGGCCAAAGGTCTATTCCAATTAATGCCAAGGACCGCCAAAGAGTTAGGCATCTTGGATGTGCATGTACCAGAGCGGGGTATTCAAGCCGGTGTGCTTTATATGAACTGGGTACGTGAACGTATGCGCAAAGACGAAGTGCAAGAAGATCAGCTAATCTGGTTTACGCTGGCGTCTTATAATGCCGGAGCTGGGCATGTTCGTGATGCCATGCGTTTGGCGAAACAAAAAGGCTGGCGCGATGATGTCTGGTTTGGCCATGTTGAAAAAGCCATGTTGTTGCTGTCTAAATCTGAGTATGCAGCTAAAGCCCGATATGGTTATGTGCGTGGGCAAGAACCCGTTAATTACATTCGTAAAATTAAACGGCGCTTTGAAACCTATGACAATATCGTCAACAAGATCTAG
- a CDS encoding amidohydrolase family protein — protein MSTQGLTSPIQSFSVFVQWVMQVTLLCGLLFSLQVNATATVKAETNTVPNELTTATPPKDNETPKVSDIKAADKTVLQAPMEVPLPIKAQPVIADAIYFGGDILTMTGVLPSYVEAVATKDTKIIFVGTKIEAMNLSGDNTKLINISGKTMLPGFIEPHVHPSIAAIMLPNEIIAPYDWVLPNEVKKGVSGHFAYLERLKKSIDANADEDKVFFVWGYHQLWHGELTRQILTELSPDKPVAIIHRSFHEVFLNDAAIKKFGLKQADFADNPQVDWNKGHFYEGGWLALVPKIAADLINPDSYKLGLKIMSQLVLKNGITTIAEPGFPSSNFDLEYQLLKSEMDQKPPYDVFLIPSGTYLYNAKDQSNDKALAFIETLEDEYNTDNIKFLPKQVKLFSDGAIYSQLMQMKDGYLDGHEGEWMTPLDLFQQQLSFYWDKGYQIHVHANGDLGIQQVLDFNKADQVRVAREDHRLTLHHMGYFTQDQVKQLADLDVETSVNPYYLWALADKYSDVGLGRERAENLVRVNSLMKNNIPVSFHSDFSMAPMEPLTLVWTAVNRITSQGNKVSQGERISAYQAMQAITINAAHTLRLEDKIGSIVVGKTANFTLLEQNPLKVTPMQIKDIPVWGVVFEDQVNTVVTAPKQKNLEVRVIYLERSSLPASSTITVTLEDVSQTDISRSMLGQKTIAATTPPPYNISLQYDPAAFDNNGQYVVRARIENAGKPLYSATLDLPERDKLSGQLFELMVKAVPQPAAIVDNSSEPASASSATATSTPAASTKPSTSTTPAIP, from the coding sequence ATGTCAACTCAAGGCTTAACTAGCCCTATTCAATCGTTTTCTGTTTTTGTGCAATGGGTTATGCAAGTAACCCTATTGTGCGGTTTGCTGTTTAGCCTACAAGTTAATGCAACGGCGACGGTAAAGGCTGAGACGAATACAGTCCCTAATGAGCTGACGACTGCCACTCCACCAAAAGATAACGAAACGCCAAAAGTAAGCGACATAAAAGCCGCCGATAAGACCGTGTTACAAGCACCAATGGAAGTGCCTTTACCCATTAAAGCACAGCCTGTTATTGCCGATGCCATTTATTTTGGCGGTGATATTTTGACAATGACTGGGGTGCTACCAAGTTATGTTGAAGCCGTTGCGACTAAAGATACGAAGATCATTTTTGTCGGCACAAAGATCGAGGCGATGAATCTCAGTGGTGATAATACCAAGCTGATTAATATTAGCGGTAAAACTATGTTGCCGGGTTTTATCGAACCGCACGTACATCCTTCTATTGCCGCGATCATGTTGCCTAATGAAATCATTGCACCTTATGATTGGGTTTTACCTAACGAAGTTAAAAAAGGTGTATCTGGTCATTTCGCTTATCTTGAGCGTTTAAAAAAATCGATTGATGCCAATGCCGACGAAGATAAGGTGTTCTTTGTTTGGGGTTACCATCAACTTTGGCATGGTGAATTAACCCGTCAAATATTAACTGAATTGTCACCAGATAAACCCGTTGCCATCATTCACCGTTCTTTTCATGAAGTATTCTTAAACGATGCCGCGATCAAAAAATTTGGCCTGAAACAAGCCGATTTTGCTGACAACCCACAAGTCGATTGGAACAAAGGCCATTTTTATGAAGGCGGTTGGCTAGCATTAGTACCTAAAATTGCAGCAGATTTAATTAACCCTGACAGTTATAAGTTAGGGCTCAAGATCATGTCACAGCTAGTACTTAAAAATGGCATCACCACTATCGCTGAACCTGGCTTTCCAAGCTCTAATTTTGATTTAGAGTACCAGTTATTAAAATCTGAAATGGATCAAAAACCGCCTTATGATGTGTTTTTAATTCCAAGCGGCACGTATTTATATAACGCCAAAGACCAGAGTAACGATAAAGCCTTAGCATTTATTGAAACCTTAGAAGATGAGTATAATACTGACAATATCAAATTTTTACCTAAGCAAGTAAAGCTATTTTCAGATGGTGCAATCTATTCTCAGTTAATGCAGATGAAAGACGGCTATCTGGATGGTCATGAAGGTGAGTGGATGACGCCGCTGGATTTATTTCAGCAGCAGCTAAGCTTCTATTGGGACAAGGGGTATCAGATCCATGTACATGCTAATGGCGATCTCGGTATCCAACAAGTATTGGACTTTAACAAAGCCGATCAAGTTCGAGTTGCACGTGAAGATCATCGTCTGACATTACACCACATGGGATACTTTACTCAAGATCAGGTTAAGCAATTAGCTGACTTGGATGTTGAAACATCGGTAAATCCTTATTATTTATGGGCGTTAGCGGATAAATACTCGGACGTTGGGTTGGGTCGTGAACGTGCAGAGAATTTAGTACGTGTTAATAGTTTAATGAAAAACAATATACCGGTGTCATTTCATTCTGACTTTTCAATGGCACCAATGGAGCCGTTAACCTTAGTGTGGACGGCTGTTAACCGAATCACATCGCAAGGCAACAAGGTTTCACAAGGTGAACGTATTAGCGCTTATCAAGCGATGCAAGCCATTACTATTAATGCCGCTCATACCTTAAGACTGGAAGATAAAATTGGCTCTATCGTTGTTGGTAAAACCGCTAACTTTACCTTGCTTGAGCAAAACCCGCTAAAAGTAACGCCCATGCAGATTAAAGATATTCCAGTATGGGGCGTGGTATTTGAAGATCAGGTTAATACCGTAGTGACTGCGCCGAAGCAGAAAAATTTAGAAGTGCGGGTTATTTACTTAGAACGCTCGAGTTTACCTGCATCGTCTACGATCACCGTGACACTTGAAGATGTGTCTCAGACGGATATTAGTCGTTCAATGTTGGGACAGAAAACAATCGCTGCCACGACACCACCACCTTATAATATTTCTCTGCAGTACGACCCTGCCGCATTTGATAATAATGGCCAGTATGTTGTCAGAGCTAGAATTGAAAATGCTGGCAAACCGTTATATTCGGCGACGCTAGATTTACCTGAGCGAGATAAGCTGTCAGGGCAGTTATTTGAGTTAATGGTTAAGGCTGTCCCACAGCCGGCAGCGATTGTTGATAACAGTTCTGAACCTGCGTCAGCATCCTCTGCTACCGCGACGAGTACACCAGCTGCATCGACGAAACCTTCTACATCTACAACACCTGCAATACCTTAA
- the menA gene encoding 1,4-dihydroxy-2-naphthoate octaprenyltransferase produces the protein MTTLSSWFLVTRPKTLLVALAVILLGQTLAWFDSPVNFSFYIAILCMVCCMALQIAVNLSNDYFDGKSGVDGDDRLGPDRALQKGLISAAHLRLGIIAMCLLAIVSGCYLIYVGGWAYVVLGLLSLLGVYVYSGGPRPLASHGLGEVAVFLYFGWLAVVGSYYLQTQVLTLDVFIPASQIGFLVVAIMLVNNIRDVASDRRAQKFTLATRLGVKASKHLYCMTVLLPSLLLLVDHYQGLVMLLLLPVQLALCVAIYQRDGKQLNAQLAQTSLVVLLWGGFYSVDLMLG, from the coding sequence ATGACTACATTATCTTCTTGGTTTCTTGTTACTCGTCCAAAAACACTACTGGTGGCACTGGCAGTTATTTTACTTGGGCAAACGCTGGCATGGTTCGACTCTCCGGTTAATTTCAGTTTTTATATAGCCATATTGTGCATGGTTTGCTGTATGGCATTACAAATTGCCGTGAATCTTTCTAATGATTATTTCGATGGTAAGAGTGGCGTTGATGGTGATGACAGGTTAGGACCTGATCGTGCATTACAAAAAGGACTTATATCTGCAGCGCATTTACGCCTTGGCATTATCGCAATGTGTTTACTGGCTATTGTTAGCGGCTGTTATCTTATCTATGTTGGTGGTTGGGCTTACGTCGTGTTAGGTCTGTTATCTTTGCTTGGTGTATATGTTTATAGTGGTGGGCCACGCCCGCTGGCGTCACATGGGCTCGGTGAAGTCGCCGTGTTTCTTTATTTTGGCTGGCTGGCAGTCGTCGGTAGTTATTATTTACAAACTCAAGTACTAACGCTTGATGTATTTATTCCTGCTAGTCAAATCGGCTTTTTGGTTGTGGCTATCATGCTAGTGAATAACATTCGTGATGTCGCATCGGATCGCAGAGCCCAAAAATTTACTTTAGCAACGCGGTTAGGCGTAAAAGCCAGTAAGCACCTTTATTGTATGACGGTGTTATTACCGTCGTTATTATTGCTTGTTGATCATTATCAGGGGCTGGTGATGCTGCTGTTATTACCGGTGCAATTAGCCTTGTGTGTGGCGATATATCAACGCGATGGCAAGCAGTTAAACGCACAGCTAGCACAAACGTCGCTGGTGGTTTTATTATGGGGCGGGTTTTACTCAGTGGATTTAATGCTGGGGTGA